The Papio anubis isolate 15944 chromosome 5, Panubis1.0, whole genome shotgun sequence genome has a segment encoding these proteins:
- the TMEM174 gene encoding transmembrane protein 174 isoform X1, with protein sequence MEQGSGRLEDFPVNVFSVTPYTPSTADIQVSDDDKAGATLLFSGIFLGLVGITFTVMGWIKYQGVSHFEWTQLLGPVLLSVGVTFILIAVCKFKMLSCQLCKESEERVPDLEQTPGGPSFVFTGINQPITFHGATVVQYIPPPYGSPEPMGINTSYLQSVVSPCGLITPGGAATAVLSPPQYYTIYPQDNSAFVVDEGCPSFADGGNHRPSPDADQVEETQLEEEACACFSPPPYEEIYSLPR encoded by the exons ATGGAGCAGGGCAGCGGCCGCTTGGAGGACTTCCCTGTCAATGTGTTTTCCGTCACTCCTTACACACCCAGCACCGCTGACATCCAGGTGTCCGATGACGACAAGGCTGGGGCCACCTTGCTCTTCTCAGGCATCTTTCTGGGGCTGGTGGGGATCACATTCACTGTCATGGGCTGGATCAAATACCAAGGTGTCTCCCACTTTGAATGGACCCAGCTCCTTGGGCCTGTCCTGCTGTCGGTTGGGGTGACATTCATCCTGATTGCTGTATGCAAGTTCAAAATGCTCTCCTGCCAGTTGTGCAAAGAAAGTGAGGAAAGGGTCCCGGACTTGGAACAGACACCAGGAGGACCATCATTTGTTTTCACTGGCATCAACCAACCCATCACCTTCCATGGGGCCACTGTGGTGCAGTACATCCCTCCTCCTTATGGTTCTCCAGAGCCTATGGGGATAAATACCAGCTACCTGCAGTCTGTGGTGAGCCCCTGTGGCCTCATAACCCCTGGAGGGGCAGCAACCGCCGTGCTGAGTCCTCCTCAATACTACACCATCTACCCTCAAGATAACTCTGCATTTGTGGTTGATGAAGGCTGCCCTTCTTTCGCAGATGGTGGAAATCACAG GCCCAGTCCTGATGCTGACCAGGTAGAAGAGACACAGCTGGAAGAGGAGGCCTGTGCCTGCTTCTCTCCTCCACCTTACGAAGAAATATACTCTCTCCCTCGCTAG
- the TMEM174 gene encoding transmembrane protein 174 isoform X2 — MEQGSGRLEDFPVNVFSVTPYTPSTADIQVSDDDKAGATLLFSGIFLGLVGITFTVMGWIKYQGVSHFEWTQLLGPVLLSVGVTFILIAVCKFKMLSCQLCKESEERVPDLEQTPGGPSFVFTGINQPITFHGATVVQYIPPPYGSPEPMGINTSYLQSVVSPCGLITPGGAATAVLSPPQYYTIYPQDNSAFVVDEGCPSFADGGNHRYGPVLMLTR, encoded by the exons ATGGAGCAGGGCAGCGGCCGCTTGGAGGACTTCCCTGTCAATGTGTTTTCCGTCACTCCTTACACACCCAGCACCGCTGACATCCAGGTGTCCGATGACGACAAGGCTGGGGCCACCTTGCTCTTCTCAGGCATCTTTCTGGGGCTGGTGGGGATCACATTCACTGTCATGGGCTGGATCAAATACCAAGGTGTCTCCCACTTTGAATGGACCCAGCTCCTTGGGCCTGTCCTGCTGTCGGTTGGGGTGACATTCATCCTGATTGCTGTATGCAAGTTCAAAATGCTCTCCTGCCAGTTGTGCAAAGAAAGTGAGGAAAGGGTCCCGGACTTGGAACAGACACCAGGAGGACCATCATTTGTTTTCACTGGCATCAACCAACCCATCACCTTCCATGGGGCCACTGTGGTGCAGTACATCCCTCCTCCTTATGGTTCTCCAGAGCCTATGGGGATAAATACCAGCTACCTGCAGTCTGTGGTGAGCCCCTGTGGCCTCATAACCCCTGGAGGGGCAGCAACCGCCGTGCTGAGTCCTCCTCAATACTACACCATCTACCCTCAAGATAACTCTGCATTTGTGGTTGATGAAGGCTGCCCTTCTTTCGCAGATGGTGGAAATCACAGGTATG GCCCAGTCCTGATGCTGACCAGGTAG